Proteins from a single region of Nerophis lumbriciformis linkage group LG36, RoL_Nlum_v2.1, whole genome shotgun sequence:
- the LOC133577122 gene encoding uncharacterized protein, translating into MRLRSKLLSKGGLLLPTIREGTEETLRELNETNTPHAVDQDYLLSICHLAHPTFPTGDASPRNQRSHAVSRLGGTKSSERTQRGEHNGADPLEYLYGHHDNQSGSGAENIRRQRDVERERPRARSIPRTASPGLPRQRTSSCPELQTDIKLRTVPSISPEHNRPGLAGALGSVSDDKGGLSPIKRPSVVSQWICDCRSAWREGRIRACMLPAVTEI; encoded by the coding sequence ATGCGGCTCCGGTCCAAACTGCTCTCCAAGGGAGGACTGCTGCTGCCCACCATCAGAGAGGGCACCGAGGAGACGCTGAGGGAACTGAATGAGACCAACACGCCGCATGCTGTGGATCAAGACTACCTTCTTTCCATCTGCCACCTGGCACACCCCACCTTCCCCACTGGCGATGCCTCACCCCGCAACCAGCGCTCGCACGCTGTGTCACGCCTCGGCGGGACTAAATCCTCCGAACGTACGCAGCGGGGAGAGCACAATGGAGCGGACCCTCTGGAGTATCTTTACGGACACCACGACAACCAGTCAGGAAGCGGGGCGGAAAACATTCGTAGGCAACGTGACGTTGAGCGGGAGAGGCCCAGAGCCCGCAGCATCCCCCGCACCGCAAGCCCAGGTCTCCCACGGCAACGCACCAGCAGCTGCCCGGAGCTACAGACAGACATCAAGCTCCGCACCGTTCCGAGCATCTCACCTGAACACAACAGGCCCGGATTGGCGGGCGCGTTGGGAAGTGTGTCAGACGACAAAGGGGGACTGAGCCCCATAAAGAGGCCATCTGTGGTCTCCCAGTGGATCTGTGACTGCAGGTCCGCTTGGAGGGAAGGACGCATTCGAGCCTGCATGCTCCCCGCTGTCACTGAGATATAG